DNA sequence from the Malus sylvestris chromosome 10, drMalSylv7.2, whole genome shotgun sequence genome:
CTTCCTTCAACCACTACAAAAATGTGtggaggtcttgggttcgaaaCCCACTTTTGTTGTGGAAGTCAAATTTATGATCAGAAGGaggttaaaatggttttatgAGTCTTCCTGACATTTGAAAGAAATGGATAACATTGATTTGCTACTTGTCCCCctttttctaaaagaaaaaaagacaaagaaaaatacCACTTTACTTGCTATACAAGTTAGGTAGACAGTAGGAGTTAGTGGGGGAGCTGCACAACTGTAGTGGCATTACTGGGTAACGGCCACGTGTTTGTTGAGTGTCGTTTATAGGTCTTCAGAAGGCAAAATTTAGAGTAACCCGAcggaattaaattttttaaattaaatttgtaaattaaataatatggttgtagatgattaaattattaattaaatgtcAATTAATGTGCTGATTTATTATTGATAACACATTATTTGATttgcaatttaatttaaaaaatttaatcctTCCTAGCATCACTCTAAAATTTAATCCTTCCTAGCATCACTCCAAAATTTAATCCTCTAATAAAGTGTAGAACAAATCATTACTGCAAGTTTTCTGTTGTCTTctccagaaaaaaaaagaactttactTTTCCGTCCTTCCTATCTCGGTTGTAAAAAACTCTGAgcattttaatttctttaattgttttgttATTGTTTCCTCTTCCCTTTCAGTTGATGCAAATACTGAGTTAACTGAAAAACCTTGCAAATTCTTGAATGCAGGTGGTCAGTGCCAATCCTAAAAGGTCAGTggtatatttttaatttgtttttatttataataaatgtTCTTTACACGACGatatcctaaaccctaaactacGTAAATTTACGCGGTGGTTGAAACTTGGGTGCATATAGCAGACTAACTGCCTTATTTAACTGGCTTGACTTGCGTCTACTATTATAATTAATCTTAGTCTTCTTACTAACAGTAATAAAAGAAAGAGAGCTACAGTAGATAGCTTGTATGGTACTTGCCAAGCACCGTCTTCTGTTCTGGAAAGAGCCAAGGAGGTGGAAGCAACCCTAGATCCTAGGTTTCCTGTCCTGCTCAAAGTTATGCTGCCTTCACATGTTACCGGAGGATTCTGGCTTGTAAACCCTAATCTCACTCTCTTCatagtttgtgttatttacatacATTGACTAGTATGAAGATGTAATTTATGGGGACTTAAATTTGGTTTGGCAGGGTCTTCCTAAGAAGTTCTGCTGTGAGAATTTGCCAAAACAAGATACAATGATTGTTTTGGAGGACGAAAGTGGGGAGGAGTTCCACACGAAATATCTTGTGGAGAAGGTGGGACTGAGTGGTGGATGGAGAGGGTTTTCGATTGCTCACAACCTGCTGGAGGGAGATGTTGTCGTCTTCCATGTACTCGCCCCTTCCATGCTTAAGGTAATTGGTAACTTCTTGAAATGTATGTGTGCATCCATTGTGAATATTCTACAAATTGTTAGGTTGCAAGTGCCTTATGATACATCATGTTAAAATTGTTGAATTGGAGAAGACAATCAATGCCTCTAGAAAATGTTGTCATAATTTTGGACCAAAGCATGCAAATCAAATTGCTATCAATGAGTTTATACAGAAGCTAGATGCTAGGGTGGCTATTATGTTTGTGACGATAACTAGAATGTTTATCTTGCAATTTGAAAGAACAATTTCGTTAATTGTACATCCGGATTTGTCATAATGTTTATCTGGGAGAATTTAAGAGAAAGGATAACACTGATTCACTAAAGTTAAGAATTCTAGTGGATCCCTTAAATCCAGACTGTTGAGCATAGACTATAGGAATTTCACCTCTTTAAGATGCTACTTATGAATCCATACGAacaactcaatttttttttccctactTGTTTAGGTGTACATTGTCAGATCAAATGGTTCAGATGATTTGGACGGTGCTCTTGGCCTGATGAGATTAGATGCTTGCACTAAACAGATGGATACTGGTAAGTCCCTTCAATAttgaccaagttgttttgcTAAATGTCTTGACAATTACGATTCTTACTTTCTTGATTCCCCTGTATCATTTCTTTAAATTAAATCATGCAGGAGACATTATTGCATGTGAAGGGGAAGATAGTGAGAATTTGGAATCTATTCCTGATGACAACGCAATAGCCTTTGATACAAAATCTGGTCTGTCATCAGACCATTCTGGAAATGATAGTGAAAATCTCGATTTTGAAGTTCTGGATGGACTTAGACTTTCAGAAACTGTTGTCGCTTTTGAAGAAGTGAACTGCATGGAGAACTTCAACGTTCTCGTCAATGGTTTAAACataaactcaaagttttcgaaACACATTCTGAGAAAGTACTATGAGCTTTGCTGCAGTCAGAACGCCTTCCTTCATGAACAACTTATCGAGGGTCTGAACTGCAAACTGGTTGCTGGAGTAATTTCTGAGACAGTCAACATTGCAGATGCCATCAGGGCCTGCAAAATAACTACCTCGAAAGGTAACTTTTCCACTTGGGATACGACTTTGAAAGCCTTTGACGATTTAGGCATGAATGTTGGGTTCCTGTGTGCCCGGCTGGACCATCTCACAAGTCTTGGTTTAAAATCAAAAAGATTTAAAGAGGCTAAACTTGAAAAGGACCGAGcggaagaagagaagagaaacTTGGAGGCAAAGCTTACTGAAGTTCAGAACGCAATTATTAGGCTCGACTCTGAGATGAAGACTCTAAATACGAGTTCAGAGAAGCTTGAGCTTATGTTTCAAGAGGTGGCTAAAGCCCCTTGGTGATGAGAAAACTTCAATGCCTctcgttcttttttttttggtacaagTAAAAGGTAATTCAGGACCAGAACTGTGCCAAAGCTACATGGTGAAGAAACGTTGTGTCATGACTCTTGCCTTCTCTGTGGAGTCACATGCGCATCGATCAATTGGTAATATTTTGCATAGAAATCGGCAAGGTAGTTACGAACTTGCAGTGATTTTGGGAAACTTGACGGTAGAATTTTGTTCAGCGGAGGTATCAGTAGGTACCGAGTAGGGAGGAATTATTGTTCATTCTGGTTCTCTCTTTTGTAATTTCCATATGAATATGTAGTCTATTTGGCAAAGCTCCTCCTCTCTTACACAACACACAAGCAGTTGATGTGAGATCAGATAATGCAGTCAGTTGTGTATTTCCATGCCCCAAAAAATTGCAACTAAACCATATCcgaggaaatatttttagagCAAATGTTTCTTTTAATGGTTTACGTGACACTGCCTCTAATATTTGTCTTAACCTGCATTAATATGTCCtgctagagagattaaatttgtagaaaaaatttgtaaaccaaatatgtgtcatcaatagaaatgagcatatttatcaacgtttaaataataatcaaatcatcaatttttatgtcatttagtttacaaattttgtctataaatttaaCACGTTGAGCAacaagaatgataaaatgcCCCCATGTAGGATCAAACTACAGACCTTCAGTTTACAAGATTGACGCTCTACCACTGAGCGATAGGGGCGTTTGTGTTATAAATTTAATCTACTACTTTTATTTGGTACCCGCACATAGCGAGTGGTGCCCTACTAACCTAAGTAGCTTAGAGTGTGCTTAAGGTGATATCACAATAACCATATGGTGGTGAACAAATTTCAAACATCATGCCTCACTTGGACCTAGGCTCCATCACCAATCAATcacttttttcaacaaaaactaAATAACTGTCTGTGTGGGATaaacttatttatttatatagttTTTATACAAGTAATACCGAGCTCTATATTAAGTAACTTGAGACCAAATACTTCGATTGTGTTGATGAAGCGTTGGTTTTGTGTGAGTTTCTAAGCAAAATCTATAGTATTTTTAAATAAGaagttattggcacttcaaaattttcattttgctctccaaattttctataattaaaaagaaaaatataattgtgaggagtgtagaatgagatttttggaatgctaataacagttccctttAAAATAACCTTTTAGAGTTTATGTTTGATGAGATTTATAGGCCACCTTCAAAAGAGTCAAAATAAAGTGCATTGGCTCGCTGAAGTCGtcgttagtgtttttttttcttcttagttTTGTGTTTTAGGCATTGCTTGGTAGCTCAAAATATATTGACTATTTTAGTTGGATGTGATAAATAGTCATTGGATAGTACTAACTAAATTAGTCTGGCGTTTGGTACAATATCAGACTAATGACCATATTATTTATACTCTGTTTAGTACTATACCGGATAAGAGGAATTCAAAATATTATTACTTTTAAGataaaaattgatgattaagggaaaaaaaaaaggaatttttttttttaccaaatggataaaaaacaagaacaaaatcTAGTTTGTCATTTTGAACTTTGATATTGCATTTCCTATTTGTCCtctatttaaatcaaattacttaaaaaaattgaaatcatatCTTCCCCAGATCTCTTCGTTGCACTAGAGGAGACGGGAAGAATAGAGTCGACTAGAGGAGACGAGGACAGCATAGCTGGCGAGAGGAGGCGGAGAGAACAGCAACAGCAAGGGAAAGCGAGAGAGAATCAAGTTCAcgtgagagagaaggagagggacTCGACTAATTATACGCCTCTTTTTGACAGGTTTATTAAGAGTGTGTATGTCGAATAAAATAAGTGAAACATATTAAATTAGCCTGGTCCAATTTAATACGAGAGGGCTTCAAACACCCGACTCTATATTAATAGTCATATCCGATGTTATATACGGTGTACCAAACGAGGCTAGTGTCTGAGACAGAATAAGATGTATTGACTTTTTGTAACAGATATgtattgactttttttttttttttggctttgaCAAGAGAAAATTCTTATTATCTAGATATTTTTGTGTACCCCACTCTGAACTTGTATTGGCCTATGGTTAGATTATGAATAAATTTCCACAAGATAAAATAGTGACCATGTTCATCATCATTGGAAAGGTAAAGAGTATTGGGAAATTGGTTCAAAATACCCTAAAAGGGTCTTTTCTGAAAATATACTCATCTCAtctaggtttttattttttttattttgtaaaacaaatgAGATTATCTACGTTAAGGGGGTAAATGAGTGAgttaagcctcataatgggctagcaaatgtggttcaaattcgtctttggtgagaatcgaatgTAAAAGCTCTCACTTACCagtgaaaagaaatatcactagaccgtagtactaaataacTTCTCATCTCATCTAGTCTTGTTTGACCGAATTTCTCTCTACTTAAATAAATgtgtaaattacacaaaaccaCCACTATGCGTCgaaccacaatctcatacctcatgcTTTAAACATTGTAATGTTAGATCTTCGTtaaattttctgtcaatttggCTATTAAATGATGATGAGGTTGGATTGGGGCCTACTCATTTGCCAATGGGAATAAAAATTAgcaatcaaattaattaaaagaatcTCTCACCATTTCTCCCTGTTGCTAGATTCTGCAAGGAAGAAGGCCGAAAAATTCTGGCTCTATTCAACACTTAAATCTCCACCAAAACTATTTGGACCCGAATTTACACTATCAGCTGATGCAATCAGAGCGGTTGATAAACATAACTCTCAACCGTTGTATGACAAAATAGTTAAGATAACTATTATTAAAGGATATATTGTGgttttaatcatgatattatcctttaataatatatcaatttatcTAGATTGATTATAAGACACATCCTCGATGTTATacatgttgagaaaaatgtgtttggCACATTGATGAGCACAATTTTAGATATTGAGCACAAGACGAAAGACACTGTCAAAACTCGTCTCGATCTGGAGCGAATGGGCATACGACCTAGTTTATGGATGAATAGGGACGGCGACACAGCTAAAAGGTTCCTTGTGTGCGTTTTTTCACTGAAACCGAATgacagaaaatatttttttaagtttttatctTCAATCAAGTTTCTAGTTGGGTATGCTTCAAATATTGGGTGTTGTGTGAACGTTGACGGTAAAAAACTTTCAAGACTAAAGATTCATGATTGCCATGTCATTCTACAATGCCTACTTCCGGTTGGTATTCGACACATGTTACCCGATGACTTTTAATCATCCTCAGTGAAAGAATTACGGGGGTGTGCGAAAAGAGaaactttatgtttttgtcCAAGTGGCGAGCCTGTTCGAGGGGAGTCATTTACCAAAAAGGACATGGAGGTTGCGCATTGGTTCATACTCAACAATTGCGACGAGATAATGATTTACCTGGATGAGCATGATAAGATGATGAAACAGGATTATCCTTTAAATCTATATGCGAAGAAGCACCATGAATTGTTTCCTCGGTGGTTTCTCGAATATGTAAGTTTTATGTGTTTGTATTGAACATGTTGTACTAATTTCATCAATATATTCAAAGTGGCTAAAACAAAAAGTTATTTTTTGCTATCGTGTCAGGTAAATCAGTTAAAAAGTATCCAATTCACCCGCTTACGTTGAAGAGTTATATAACTAGGCATTCAGTTCTATTCAGGTAGAATTGTACTCCGATTGCCATGTTAACGAGGTCAAGGTTTTTTTAGGCTAAGCATGATGACAAGTTGTGTACGCAAAAAAATGGTGTCTACGTCCCAGGTGGTAGTGAAAGTACAGGCATTGAGTTTTATGGCAAACTATCAAGTGTCATACAAGTGTTGTACGAAGACCGTTGCCGAGTTATCGTTTTTAAATGCCAAcggtttgatacaaacccatATATGCAGGGAAGTGTTAAAAAGGACCATGGCTTACTCTCAGTCAACACTACCAGAACTTGGTACGAAGACGACCCTTACATTTTGGCAAGTATAGCAAACAAGTTTTTTATGTAGATGACCTTAAggccgaaaggggttggaaagtTGTTCAAAGGATGAGCATAGGAACTGCTATACCGAACCGAGATCCTAGTGCCGACGGGGATGACATCAATGTCGTGGACCAACATCTTGAGTTTTCAATAAAAATCAGTGTGAAAACAGTACAGGATAATAATCTTGTCCAATAACCATTTCAGATATCGGTAGTTGCTGGAATCGAAATACCGATTGACTCAATTTCAATTGACCTCGGTGATCTTCCCCAATACGATCCACCAAAGGTTGCGAACAACGACGGTGACGTACCTATCGACAAGGAGGAATGGGACACTGAAGATGATTATAACAACGATAGTGAAAGTTATTATAGTTTGGAGGATGATTAATATTAATGTAATATAATTTTGAATtgctttgtaaattaaatgcaattgtatttattataaaataattttaatgaaatatatgtaattttatgtatttattcaatgttggatttttcaaaaaatttgctttttaaaataattttccaaaaaaatttcaatttttttttttaaattcaaacacTTGTGTGACGAAATATATAAGTTTGCCGCGCaagggttttaattttatgtgggGATACCATAACAAATTGTTTTTTTCCTAAAaagtaaatttgaattttttaattaatacccATTCTTGCACGACGACATTGCATGAAGCCTATTCGCGGGAGGAATATCATTGTTTTGTCGCGTAATATCTAATATTTGGCGCGCTGTtaaatttttcttcaaaaaattaaatttccaccaaatttaaaaaaaaaaaaaacgcgtGACGAATATGTGGTTTGCACGACAAAGGCTTTCGTCATGTGTAAGAAAAAGCGACGTGTGCGCAACGAACATGGCGTTACGCAAAGGTTTTCGTTTAATTATTTCAGACAACCCTTCTCCTCTCCCCtcactttcttctttctctcgcccgttctctccctctctcaacCGCTCTCTCCTTTCTCAAACACACTCTTCATCCTTCTCATCCACCGTCCTTCTTTCTCCCAGCCACCACCCTTTCTTTCACctactctctccctctctcaggCGCACTCTTCCCTTCTCTCCAGTGCAACCCTTGTTGTCCGTCCATCCGTCCGTTTCTCACCATCCTTCAGTCCAACCGTCGTCCTTCATTCATAGAtatattccttttcttttacttttaatttcattttaattacTTATTTAGGCTTATTAGATTAGGGGATTAGGGTTTGCCAATTGGGATTTCAATAGGGGGATTAGGGTTTCACATTAGGCTTTCTAGATTTGGGGAATttatttagggaactttaaaaaacagcttccggtactgttcactttaacgaaaaaccacatttgtacactaaaaagtcaatcccgatactattcactttaccctttattttgttcttatcgttaaaactcaaacttttcaagccactttcattagttttcctaaatggtttatttttaattaggaaAATGTTATATAATTAGGGGTAGTTTTTAATTGGGGGAATTTAATTGGAGAATGTAATTTGGGGGATTAGGGTTAGGGGCAGGCACGAATTAGATTAGGGTTAGGAGAAATTTATAATTTAGGAGAATGGTATATAAttagggttaatattataattagGGCTTAATTGTAATTAGGGGTAGTTTTTAATTAGGGGGAATTTAATTAGAGAATGTAATTTTGGGGATTAGGGTTTGGGGTAGGCGCGAATTAGATTAGGGTTAGTGGAAATTTCTAATTTAGGGGAATGTtctataattaaattattgttatataattaaaattacatttagtttcatttttcaaaataatagttagagaattttaatttttaaattaatactTCTGGTTTTAATTACAATTAGACAAATTGTGAAAATTATAAATTTCGGTTTTAATTGTTAATCTTACTTATTAAATTAAGGTTAGGGTTGGTTTCAGTGGCCGGATTAGGTTAGGGTTCTAGGAGAATAGGTTACGGCTCTAGTGGATTAATTTCAATTTGTACAAAATAGTTATATAATGTTATTTTGTAATTACAcgtttagtttttaaattattcatttcagttttaattttctAGATATCTTGCCTTATAGCTACCTCGAGGGCTGCGAGTAGTGGGTCCCCCAAACCTCCTCCACCACCTCCTTATGTGAGGACCGCTCCACCGATACTAGAGCCTCCAGTGGTTGCGTTAGAAGGAccctgatgcgaaaattaacttaacacacaaatttaaccctcttttgacaactgtagtataagtataagtagggatcgttctggaccggggattaggagggcttgcgaataacctctaaactgactcaaaaacataaaactaaacttaaaaatacttaacaagactcacaagactcaaagcaaaattaaaatactcaaaacaacttaaaacaactaaataaacttaaactagacactaggaatgactttggacgaaaattaacttttacttgaatcaaaacatttaaatacacaaattaaaacagattctaactaattacacacactaaagtaaagggggattaaGTTTTGGacaaagttgaaacaaacaaacaagtatgaaaaactagacagattgtaaacaaatttgagaaataagatgacggatgggatagctagaggctttttctccacacatgatatgtatgcaaacaactcgatttctagttactacttcattgaattatgaatgacaatgccccaaattaatcgtgacatcactagttaactctcagattttccttgttttattagattggatgacatcattcgacaacccaaaacattcttcaaaagttccctacatgacatcataatagagatacaatcaaagatcattacgtttaatgaaaatcataagcattgacaaagcacttgcaactatgacatcatgtcactcatgctaggaattgaacttaacgcgatcgtttataagcgaccttcagtacatgtgaatataagtttgtaacgattatatgaaacttccttatattctagcaacggatttatgcatgccaattaagtgtcgacccttaattaacaaatacaaataagttatcaatcaaatagttaagccaattgcattcacgattcaagagttcataactggaatttatcaaattatattgcacacatagtcatggctttgaaatcacccctagccaaaaggggtttagccactcatatttacaacaaaataaaaggaaatgaatttaaacattagaaacaaaagaaagaaaacacctaaacgctccaacgatccaagttagATAgtaagcacgtccaagcactttccttcccttcctttgctatggcacaaggtgttggtgagtgtttgaaggttttttttgtatggaggaatggatgtgaagatgaattgatgtgtttggatgaaggttgtattgaaatggggatgaatgatcaagcaaaaccTAAGCTCTATCGTTgctacacacacttccttttatagaggaagtgcacggcaaggaaggtgaattggtggtgtgtgcaatgattcaagggtgaaaatgaagtaatgatgcaaagcatggggggtaaaatggagtggtgttgcagcaatgagtgcaaggagtggtgttgaaatgattcaaaggtgaaagtgaagtgatgatgcaaagcatgggtggtaaaatggagtggtgttgcagctagggaacatgaatgattgtgcacatggtatagaaaggaaagggaggtggaatggtgcagaaatgagtcaaagcTGCAGCAAATGTCATGATGCACGGTATAGGATTCCAAaggtggtggatggtgcatcaatgagtgcatgtagtggaggtaaaagttgtatgaaatctgatgggtgaagggaacaaggagTGTGCAGTAATTAAgtgtaatgattcaatgtattgatgcataaaatcagaaataatgaaggagacaagggtggtgcacggcaatgaagtgtaatgagtgtaatggtgcatgaaatgagtgcaagaaatctggtgcatgaaagggacaagggtgattatgcatggcatgggtggaaatgtgagtaaatggtgaatcaatgagtgcaaggaggtgaaaggatattgtgcacatggtagacaaaggaaaggaagtggaatgatgcaacaaatgagtcaatggagggaacatggatgatgatgcacggcataggaatccaaaggtagtgcaatggtggtgcacgacaataatggaaaggtgaatggtggagtgagacctctttgtggctgagcttgttgtcctttttacattaattcttctttctctttaacacattcctagcctctttagtcttcattttcatccatccaccttgctccatgcatgtgctattcattccaagcccaaaactgctccaaaatgcaccaaaatgcatcttattgctttataaggcctatggacctacaaacacacgaaaatagcttaaaatacataattaactaagaaataacaacataaatgcatgagaacaaactaactcagtcgcataaatatgctcctattagACCCGATGTGGCACAGGCGCCAACATCATCGACGTCTTCAATGGTGCTTCCGCTTAGTGCACGTCGTACTCACCAGTGTGCCCGGACTTCCAACATGACATCCACATCCGCATCTGACACCACGCCCAGGTAAAATAACAAAATCCATTTAATTTAGCATCGGATGTCGAATCACCTTAGAATGTATTTATAATTGCTTTTGTAAACTAATGTTAGCATGCACGAATAACCGTAGGCTAGGTGTTTATAAAAGTGTTTTGGAAGggttagagcatctccaacaaggccaaacaaaataaagttattttctattttaacaaaaaaaaactgaagaagAAAAATCTGAACCTAGCTAAATGTCTAgttaaatataattacaaaatttgatttttattgttaaaaagatgagttttagatTATAACCTTGTGTAAGATTTAAATCCAATTTTCGTCGCTTATAAAATTGTTCACAATGTTGCTTGCATGTGCTTTATTGTTTATTATTGTTTGTAGGCCTTGGGAATTGGTATAAATGTAGGGGAGATTCtaccgaaattttggtaaatttttaacTGTATGTTTGAcgtttgttttgttgttttgtagCTAAGAAAAACACCTGGGGACCCTATCGACAACTGAAGATGGGGTAGGTTACCCGAGTGACAAACAATCGTATCACGATAGGATATGAAGAGAGGCATGGGTCTGCATCTACAGTG
Encoded proteins:
- the LOC126584678 gene encoding B3 domain-containing protein Os01g0234100-like, with translation MAVPQDQKQCSKQSNRGRPPKEKEKLLSKKSSCLKPTTKSIVVSANPKSNKRKRATVDSLYGTCQAPSSVLERAKEVEATLDPRFPVLLKVMLPSHVTGGFWLGLPKKFCCENLPKQDTMIVLEDESGEEFHTKYLVEKVGLSGGWRGFSIAHNLLEGDVVVFHVLAPSMLKVYIVRSNGSDDLDGALGLMRLDACTKQMDTGDIIACEGEDSENLESIPDDNAIAFDTKSGLSSDHSGNDSENLDFEVLDGLRLSETVVAFEEVNCMENFNVLVNGLNINSKFSKHILRKYYELCCSQNAFLHEQLIEGLNCKLVAGVISETVNIADAIRACKITTSKGNFSTWDTTLKAFDDLGMNVGFLCARLDHLTSLGLKSKRFKEAKLEKDRAEEEKRNLEAKLTEVQNAIIRLDSEMKTLNTSSEKLELMFQEVAKAPW